The Corvus moneduloides isolate bCorMon1 chromosome 28, bCorMon1.pri, whole genome shotgun sequence genome includes the window GTCATGGTCACCACTAAGCCttgtcctcaagtgccacagccacacattgtttgaatgcttccagggatggtgactccaccactgccttgGACAGCCTGTTCTAATCctttacaaccctttccatgaagaaatttcccttaatatccaacctaaacctcccctagcgcagcttgaggccatttcctcttgtcctgtcccttgttccttAAGAGCAGAGCTCAACCCCTACCTGGCTGCatcctcctgtcagggagttgtggagacCAAAAGGTCcccccccgagcctccttttctccaggcaaTAACACAACCAGCTTGGTTTTGTGGGGAAAGCACTGCTGTCCCTGAATCTGTCCCATTCCTGCTGTTTGACAGCTACTCCGAAGGTTGTCCTGGCTCCCACTGGCTGCAGTTCCAAGCTGGAGGCCCCCGTGGTAGCAGCCAGCTTTGCACATCAGTCTGGCAAGGCAGGATATTGAGACCCAGAGACTTGCATTGGGTGAAGTAAATTGGACCCAGGCCTGCTGTTTGGGTGTAAAATCCAGGAGCTGGTCTCCCTGCACAGCCGTGCTGGACGCTCCAGCTTTATGGATGAGGACTCTGACATTCAGTTAGAATGaccagggatttttttgttgtggagATGCCAAGGAGAAGGTGATGATAAGTGATGCTGCTGCCCCATCTGTGTGCCTGGTGCAGTGGGTTTATGTGATCCTACACTGGTTCTGTGAAAATCCTTTCCTCGCTCAGTATTTACTGGGGAAAATTTACCCAAGGGAGCCAGGTTATGGGATGTCTGTGTGTTAGTGACAGCCAGgccaggaagaaattcttccctgtgagggtagtgaggccttggtacaggttgcccagagtagctgtggctgccccatccctgggagtgttccaggacaggttggacggggcttggagcagcctgggacagtggaaggtgtccctgcccatggcagggggtgaaacCAAATGATCTTTAcagtcccttctaacccaaaccatcctgagATTCTGTGAATCACTTGCTTTTGCAGGTGACACTCACATTCCTGGAGAGGATGAGCTTTCTTGGAAAGCACTGCCTGTTGCCTGAATGTGTGTAGTAAATCAGGTGTGGGGTTTTGAGTGGGAATGGAGTTGCTCTGTTAATCCTGCCATCATCCTGCCAAGCAGTTGGTGAATTAAACTGAACTTACCTGTCTGATGCAGAGTTCTGAGTGACCTGTTGTAGCTTTCCACTGTCTGTGGGTTCTGTGGTGCTACGCTACCCCTGATcgctctgctgctcctgggaaacCACCCATGTCAAAGGAGTCAGGGAAAGGAAGCAGAGTGGTTTCATCCTGAGTTATTTAAAGCTGTTTCCATTTACCTGCCTCTGTTACTTTTGGCCCTCTCCAAGAGGGCTcactgctgtgcccaggtgggtgAGCTGAGGGGAATGAAATTTTAATACAGTCCCATTTCTGCTGTCTGTCAGAACCTGTCAGGTCTGTCCTTCCTGCCATAGTGTGCAGAGAAGTTCTGTTTCCTTCCCAAACGTGCCCAAAGCTGAACAAGCAAATCCTGCCTGTCATGTCATTCCTAATCATTCCGCTGCCTAAAAAAAGGACATGACAGCAGAACAGGATATCCGTGCTCTCTGGTTGACTGCTTTATAAAGCAACTCTGCAACAGGAGGAGAACATTtatgttgttttgtttaaaaaataacccTGGTTTATTCTGGGCTGGAGAATGGCTCTTGATTCTGATGCTTGTGAAGAGATAAAGAGAGCTGTTATTTTTAAGCTTGAAGTTCCCACTCTACTGTGTTTATTTCTCTCCCAGTTTGGTGTCTCTTTTTTAGCTGCTGTACTTGGGGAAAGTAGGGGATTTCCGGACTTGGTTATTTGCCCAGAGAATGCTGAACATCTCAGTCCCTGTATTTTCAGGTTCTAAAGCCACTGAAATGCAGGACTTTGTCAAATGTGTACACTGAGCTCCTGTTAAGTTCAGAAAATCTCTCAGCAAAGAATCCCTAGTCCAGCTGTTGACGTGCTTTGTGGTGAACACAGCAGGGATTTTCTGCTCAAATGACCTTTCTCCatggtttttttcatccttGCTACAGAATCTGAACCAGAACCCCCGGACGCTGCTGCCCAAGTTTTATGGGCTGTACTGTGTGCAGTCCGGGGGCAAAAACATCCGCGTGGTCGTGATGAACAACATCCTGCCTCGAGTGGTGAAAATGCACCTGAAATTTGACCTCAAAGGCTCAACCTACAAACGCCGGGCatccaagaaggaaaaagaaaagtccaGCCCTACGTACAAGGACCTGGACTTCATCCAAGACATGCCCGAGGGCCTGATGTTGGATGCAGACACCTTCAGCGCTTTGGTGAAGACGTTGCAGCGAGACTGTCTGGTAAGGAGGGGGCAGCTCAGAGGTAGGGTAAAGAGCCTCTGTGGCTCTCAAGCATGAGGAAGAGCAATCCCCGACTGAGAACCTTGCTAATCTGCTGACCCCAGAGTAGGATCAAtcctttctcctgcccttttccctgAAAGCCAAGCAGTAGAGTTGGATCTCATGGCAGCCTCTGAGGACTGAGGCTGTGTTCCTTTGCCTGGTGCATCACACTTTGGCAGTCTGCTCCACTTGtagctgctctgctggagcatTTTCCCAATCACTGTGCAGCAGATGCAGTAGTGTTGTTTGCAAGTCTTCAGGCCTTTGGTGTGAGTGCGCGATGGCCAAACTCTGTGCAGTCAAGCCCAGAGGTGACTGTTGGTTCAGAAACTTTCAGGCTCTGTCAAAGGAGTTGTTAGTGGGGATGTGGATGGGATGCTTTGCTCTGATTGCTTTGATTCCATGCTTCGGGGGtctgtatttctgctgctggcttgatattttgtctttgttcttgAACTCAATACTAACCTGTAGGTGTTGGAAAGTTTTAAAATCATGGACTACAGCCTCCTGCTTGGGGTTCATAACATAGACCAGCACGAGCGGGAGCAGCTGTCGGAGGGAGCCCACAGCACGTCGGATGAGAAGCGTCCCGTGGGGCAGAAGGCCCTGTACTCCACAGCCATGGAGTCCATCCAGGGAGGGGCTGCCCGGGGGGAGTCCATAGACACGGACGACACGTAGGTGAAACCTGGGCTcgcctgtgctgctgggagaggcagaggtGGAGGCTGGAGTGGGAAGTTCCTAATGAGACCCACAGGAACTGTTCAagggagcagctctcctgggaTTTTGGTAGTGCTGCCATTGtggtgggaaagggggaagcCAGGGTGGGAAATAGTTCTGTAAGGCTCTGGCCTCACAGCAGTCTCTCTTCTTAGGCCAGGCTGTAGGCTGTCAGCTTGTGTAACAGCCTCTAAACATCCACCCATGCCCTAGGGAGGAGACTCGCTCAGTTCTAGCTCAGCACCCAAATACTGGAGCAGAAGTAGGGATCAGCCTGTCCCTAGGAGCTTGGAGTTCTCCATCACTCCCACCTTTGGAATCCCTGGCAGTTCCCTGAGGCCATCCCAGTGGGGTTAGCAGACAGCAGTGTAGCCAAGTGCTGGAGTCattgctggagctggaggctggGGGTTGCCCCaagcctgtgctgtgcttgaTCTGGGGTTCTGCCTGGCTCCCTGGCTCTTGGGCCAAGGAATTGTGGAGTTTGCTGCTTGCTGCTGTCTGAAACCAGCTGCTGTGGGTTTGATGGAGGGTCAGTCCTGAGAGCTGAGATAATACCGTGGTGTTTCCAGTCCTTCAAGCTGCATCAATAATTGTAGTGGCCTGTCTGGTAGCCCTGTGTTTTGGCTGTGTGCTGATGCTGATGGTTGCTGCACCTTTGGCAGGATGGCATTAGTGTGGACTGGGAATACTCTCACTCTTAAGGGTTTACTGCCCTAATGGCAGACAGCTCTTGCTGACGTGATAAATAACCTGACCCCCAGAATAAAGTAGGCAGGAAAAAACTCCGTGGTACTTTGTgacccaggcagagctgtgccacaTGACGCAGGTTCTGTTGTGACAGTGGTGTTTGGCCATGCAGGCAGTGACCCTGGGACACCTGGGGTCAGGCCAGGTCAGTCGGTGACTCCCGTGGTTGTGCACAAAGTGACCACGCAGGTTTTAGGATGTGTCTGACACCACACCAGAGCCCCTTAGCGGGGCTGCTGTTGCCCTTCCCCTGAGCTTGGGTGTTACAGGTGCTCTGGCTGAGGCTGCACCTGCTGAAGTTCTGCTTTACCTGCAGGATGGGAGGGATCCCAGCAGTGAACGGCAAAGGAGAGCGTCTCCTGCTGCACGTTGGAATCATAGATATCCTGCAGTCATACAGGTAGGTAACCTGGCAGTGTGTCTTTTCTGGCTGATAACATCTCTCTTAGTACCAAATGAAAGCAGGGGGGATGTCTTCTCCTGGAGACTGTGAGGATGAGTAGATATGGCTGCCCCAAGCTGGCCATGGGCTTCCATCGTGTCCTTAGAACAGGTGGGAACATACAGCCCTTTGTCCAGGATGATGAGCTGCTCATAAAGAAGTAGTTTCCCACCTCAGTGTGGGAAGCATATCTCCATGGGTGGAAGGTGCATCTCTTCCAGcccatctcctccttctctaCTTCCCAGGCAGTCCTGACCTGGCTGGGGAGATGTTGGACAAAGCTCAGTCCTGGTGACATTGGCAGCTCAGGGATCTCCCCCATAGGGTATGAAAGGGGGCTTAGTACTGAGTGCATGCCTGAATCtgtacctttctttttctcttcccttctccttggaATTAGGTTCATCAAGAAGTTAGAACACACCTGGAAGGCCCTTGTCCATGATGGGGTGAGTGCCTGTGCAGAGGCAGGAGTTGTCCAAGACTCACAGGATTACCTGGTGGCTGTTCATAGAGCCTgacctggcacagctgcagctgatgAAAGGAGCAGTTCTCACGCAGCAGGGTGGTCCCACTTATTCCCAGCCAGGTTTCCTTGCTCAGTCCAGTTCCTCACATGTTGAGCAGTTGTGCTCACAGctttcctcccctgctcctgtctgtccctctcttcctcccGTGACACCAGGAGCACGCACTCAGGTGTGTGTGTTCCTGGGCTGTCAGGAGCCCTGTGCTGTTCTCTTTGGTGACTGGCTGTTTCCACTTCAGCAAGCTCTCTGCCAGCAAATCCCTTCCCATGTTTCCCTGCTGGCTtcattcctgcagcagccaggtgtGTGTTTCTGAAAGAACAACCTTGCATGTGGAAACCGTTCTTCAGTGTTGCATCTCCTGGCTTCCCTTAATGTGGCAAAGGAAATGTGGAGATGCCAAGTCATGGGAACACAGTCACACATCAGAAGCAGAAAGAGCTTCAGTTTTactattttaaacaaaaacatttgaaatgtaTGGAGACCCTTGGCTAAATTTGGGTGTCTGTGTCACATGCAAAGGTATCCAGGTGTACTTGGAATGGCAGCCAGCAAAGCCAGAAGAAATTTCATGTATGCAATCAGgccagtgtttaaaaaaatccaggaagTCTACAAAGGAATAAAATCACCAAAATCCATTATAAAATCACAGCAAGAATATAATCAAATGCAATCAGAGGCAACGCTTCAGGGTTATTTATAGCATTAATTAGAGTGTTTCAGTTAAGCCTTTCCATTTTAAGGCTCTATCAGTGCTAAATGTTGGAATAAAACAGACTGTGTTGGTTGTTACAGAAATTCTGCCTTGAGGgatcattttaaaattaaacaattgCTTCTTGCTGTTGTAGGACACGGTGTCAGTACACAGACCCAGCTTTTATGCAGAGAGATTCTTCAAATTCATGACCAACACAGTATTTCGAAAGAATTCCTGTAAGTACCAAGTTcaggggctgctgtgctgtgaggcTTTGCCTTGGCCTCGCTGCTGCAGCCCTCACAAGGAGTCTGGGCTGGAGCCTGAGCAGGGTTTTCCACTGGGGtacagctgagagagctgggggtgttcagcctggagaagagaaggctctcGGGAGACTTCAAAGCCCTTTCCAGTGCTTAAAGGGGGCTtagaaaaaggagggggaaggacTTTTATACAGGCAGATAGTGACAGGCAAGGGGCAATGGATTTGAGCTGGCAGGGTTAGATTagaagtcaggaaaaaattctttactcacagggtgggcaggccctggcacagggtgcccagagcagctgtggctgcccctggatccctggcagtgcccaaggccaggctggacagggtttgcagcaacctgggatagtgcccatgtccctgcccatggagaaAGGGGAATGagatgggttttaaggtcccttccaacccaaaacattccaaGATTCCATGATACAGAGCAAAACTGGCAACTGCAGAGTCCTCAGATTGTCACAGCTTGCCTTGGTCTGCTCAGCCTCCCACCCAGTCCCTGCACCTGACCTGGTTCAGTCCaggaggtgtgtgtgtgagggcaGAGCCTCTCCTTGTGAAGGGAAAAATGCCTTTGGTGGGACAGTAGCTGGTGGTGGTAATTTGACCTTctgtctccctccctcccccagctctgaAGTCGTCCCCCTCGAAGAAAGGGCGCAGTGCCTTGCTGGCCGTAAAGACGGCGGGTCCCACTGCAGCGTTCTCGGCCAGCCAGCTGGCCTCCGAGAAGGACGACACCCAGTACGACCTGCGGGCGGCCAGGAGTTACCCCACGCTCGATGATGAAGGTGACAGCCCCGGTCAGGGTATTGGCTCTGTGGTTACCCTCTCTTTCCTAGCAGTTCCTTAGGATCCTCCCCTGTTGTCATCAAGCTCCCCACTGTGCACCGACTGCAGATCTTTCCTCATGGATAGCTCTTCATTGCATGtcttgctgtgctttgcaggtGCTAAACCTAACCAGGACAGGGAAGAAGGTAAGAGTACATTGTTTTGTTGCAGCACCAGCAGGTACTTGATGCAACACCTCTGCATCAAAGGAGACCAAATCCCTGTTTTGCAGCACTGTGGGGTTCTGCAGTAAAAATGGTCACCTGCATCACTGCTGCAAGacagctgctgccaaggggCACCATAAGTCATAGCCCAAAAGCCATCAGAAAGTTGCATTTTCTACCCTTTaaaaaaggtggggggagggagggtgaCTGGGAACTGCAGCACTCCAATGACAGTGTTTGGGCAGTTAAAACAGGTAGGATCTTGCCACTGGAAAACAGAGGAATGGGCTGGttctgtgctgcctttccttCACTTCCATCTGGCTGCATTTACAGCTGAGTGCTGGGGGGCACATGGGTGTTGGATTGCTCCCTGTGCAAAGCACTGGACACTCAATTCATCTCTTAATTCACTTGGATATTTATCCCTGGTGATCCAAGCCTTTAATCCAGCTTTGGTCACCAGTGAGACGTCTTCATTGGCATTCTGTTCCCTGCCTGTTGTGCTGGAAGTGGTGCTGACTGGCTCTCTCCAGAGGACGCCGTGGGAGAGGCTGTCATGTTCACGGACCCAGCTAAACTTCTGCCTGTCTGTGGTTTGAGTGCCCAGTCCCAGTGCGGGTGTGCAGGTTCATGGTGGAACAGCCTCTCACGGGGCTGGTGTAGGTGAAGTGGTGGTGTTTGACCTAATTATCTcttcttcctgcctctcccctgcctgtgctctgggCCAGCAGGCAGGCCAGACCTGCTCCCTTGCACTCCTCCTTCCTTTGAAGAAGCTACCACGGCCTCCATAGCCACGACACTATCGTCAACATCCCTCTCTGTTCCCGAGCGATCTCCCTCGGAGACCTCTGAGCAGCCCAGGTACAGGTGAGGAcactcctcccctgctcccactggcaccgagtggctgctgttcctCTCCGTGCTGCAGATCCCGGCAGGCTGCCCTGCACCCTGCAATGCTAATGACCGATTTTAATTATATCTCTCCTGGGAGCAAGCAGACACAGCTTTGATGGGATTAATTATTGCTGGAAGAAGTGTCAGCTGTTAAGTAGAACATCTCCCTCATGGGGTGTGGAGGTAGATTTGGGGACAGTGCAGGAGTTCTGGCTTAAATTGCTCCTAACaaactcttctgttttctttccgCAGGAGGCGTACACACTCCTCAGGGCAGGATGGCAGGTGAGAAATGGGTCTCCTATCTTCTTTTCTCatcttctctctgctgcacagagaCCTCATGCTTATCCCTGTGCAAAGGTCTCTTAGAGGGCTGAGTGGGAatttcagcagctccaggatttTGGCATGGTCCTCTGCAGGATGCTGAGCTGCTTCTGCAATCAGATGATCCCCATTTCTTACACAGAATTTTCCTTGCAAGCAGATCTCttagtattttgaaaatagCACAGTTATTTGATAGGAAAGGGGACAACAGTGTTGTCCAAATTTACCCACCCACCCAGCACCAGAGTCAAGGAAGGTCATTTAAGTCCCTTTAAGAGAGTAAGTGAGCCTTGACAGCAGGAACTTTCCTCCTCTGAGCATCTGCTTGTGGCCTGGGCAAAGTGAAAGGCCTCTGACTTCAGAAGGCACTGAGCACCCTCAGTCCCCACAGAAGTAGCTTCCACTGTCTTCAGAAAtctgtgaggttttttccctcctgtggtGTCTTAGAGCCAAGGACAAGGCAGGATAgaaatgctgtgctgcagaggggtGTCTGATTTAAATCAGAGGCTCATATCATGGAATTACTGTGCGTTATTGTGGAATTATTTTGCACCAGTAAAAATGACCCCATTGCGCATGTCAGCAGGATCTGCACGAGGAGCCAGCAgatgctgctggctctgccctgcttTCCAGGACACTGTGTAGGTGTAGTAGGCTTTGAAATGACATCAGAGACTCAGTCCCAGGATGTGCCGTAGCCAGAGGAGCCTGACAGGCTGATGTCCTCTCTCCCTGCATCAGTGTTTGGTGCTTGGAAGGAAAGGACTTTGGAAGATGAGGGTTTGCCCCATGTTACAGGCATCTGCCGTTGTTCCAAGCTTTGAGTGGTTTGCTGAGTTCAGTTGATGTGCATTGTGAAAAAATCCCTTTCTGTGGTACTTCCCAATGAAAATACCTCTGGATGCTGCATGTTGCTGAATCCTGGCAAATTTCTGTCCCTGGAGGGTCTCGCTGTGTGAAGTGTCAGGGGCTTGTGGAGTACCTCATATCCTGTAGAATCCAGTGCTAGAAATTGCTGAAAATTGGAGACTTAAACCCAGGCCCCAGTGGTGGTGCCCATGTGGCAAATGCAGGGACTTCATCCAAAACAGTTTGGACTCAATGGTGCCTcatggagggagggagctgctgtaGTATGTGACTGCTCCTCCAGAAATAGGTCAGGTGAATCAGAGTGACCTGGGAGCATTCAGGGAGCTCAGTGGCTTGGTCAGAGTAGATCTGTCTGTTACAAATTTACCAAAGCTACACTGACCTTCTGCAGGTGTTTGTCTGCAGGCCACCTTTGCTGTTTTTTGCCTAATTTGTCCCTTCTAGTGCCAGTGCCTCCATGTGCCCttcctgggagagcagggaccTGTGTACTTGTAGAGCTCTCTGGGATCCCCTGGTGAAAACCAGTGCAAGCACAAATTTATTAAAGCAAGAATTTACATTCCTGAGCTGAGATGGAAAAAGCCTTACCCAATTTGCTCAAGAATGTGTCACGCCTCTGGTTATTCTTGTCTGCTGGGGAATTCACTCCAGGTTTGAGGTCCAGCCCTGTGAGGAAGAGAGGAGCGAGCTCCTTGCGTGGAGCTGGACAGAAGTTGCTGCCCACTGGCCCCAGCTCTGGTCAgagccagcctggagcaggacagTGCTGTCAGTGAACCCAGAGCTCAGCCCTTCTCTGACAACTGCCCCTTGGCTTGGCAGGCTCCCGCTCCTCCTTCCCATGGGGACAgtggagccagccctgctggcacaAGTAATTACTCTAATAACATGAGGTATTAAAGTGAAGACTGTCAGAAACAGTTCCAGAGTGTGCAAATAAATCTGATGTCAACCCTGGAGCAGCTTTAATGTGCTGGGAGTCTTGGAAGAGGTCAGAGGCTCTGGCCTGGTGCTGGGCTAACTCTGGATACAAGTTTTCCCTGGAGGCCAGTTCTCTTTGCTCCCATGCTCCATCTGACACTGCCCATCTTTCCTACAGCACTGGTTGTTTAACTCCTTTGCTCTTGTCCTCTTCTCCCACCATGTTATTCCTGAGTGCTGCAATCTTCCAGGACTGACTCTTTTTCCTGGGAGTTTTGGTTATCCAAACCCTCAATGCTGAGAGGTCTGAGTGCTCCCTCTGAGCTGAAATCAGCCACTGTCTGCGGCTGGGAGCCGGGTGCCacagtcacagcagcagcagcgctgtgctggggcagagctgcacaAGAGGCTTGGCTGGCTCAGGACTGATTCAGGCTGACCTAAAATTGAGGGCTGTGCATAactcctgcccagctgagccTTTGGGCCTGTCTCTCTTTGGTTTCCAGGTCACACGAGGAGGTGCGGGTCGAGGAGGAGGTTCAGCAAATCAGTGTCGAGCTGGAGCCCAAGTGTGACGTTGAGATTGTAGctcctgaagaagaaaaggtcaAAGAGTGAGTGGTTTAAGAGTGTCGAGCAGAGCCCACACGGTGGGTTTTGACCTGTGGCTGCTTGTGCTGGAGGCTTTGCCGGTCTCCAGCTTTGCTGGGTGTTGGGTGAGGCTGAGAACAGTTCTgacctgccctgccctgccctgacCTTTCAGGATGTGACAGCATAGCATCTTCAGCTCCTCTGTAATAAATCAGTTCTGCTTGCTCCTGTCCTGATTGCAGTGACTAGACTgtcatttctttcccctttgcaGAGAGGCAGCTTCTTCAGCCTGTGCCATTGTCACATCCACAGCCACCGTAGAGGTGGAGACGGCCAGCCAGGCCTCGGAACCAGCCAGCCAGGCCTCGGATGAAGACGACGTGCCAGTCACAGACATATACTTTGTAAGAGACCTTCTCCACCTGACCTTTGGGGTGTGATGGGAAGGGTTGGACAAGGCTGTCAGTATCCATTCCAGGCAGTTGGGTGCAGGGCAGTGGCTGCCCTGCGCCATCTTGGTGTAGAGCACCTTGAGACCTTGATGCTGGGTGGGTTTCTGAATGCAGGGAACTGGATTAACCCTTGGAGAACTCAAACCAGCATCTAGTGGAGCTCACACAGGTGGCACTCCTGCTGTGGATGTAGCTGTAGCTGTGCTGCTCTACTTCCAAGCACAAGTGCTTATCTAGGCCAGCACATTTGCTCTTGGGACAAGCCAAGGTGATGTGGGTGCAACAGAGAGGTTCTTCCTTCCTCAGCCAGAGATCTTGGCTGCTTTCCTGACACAAACATGGCCTAGACCCAAGGGGAGGTGGTTGCAGAGGGTGACCTTGGGCTTTGGTGAACTCcggcttttcctttccctgcaggctgcaTTAGGTGATGCAGTGGGAGTCTAGTGCTGAGCCAGGGAGTAAGTTGGTGGTTGGCAGCAGAGTGCCGTGGAGCCTGGCGCTGGTCCTCACTCAGCTCCCACAGTGGCTGAGCAACTTCTGCAGACCAGAGAAGAGGTTTTTTAGCAACATGTACCTGTCCCATGGATTCAACGGAGCAGAGCTGAGTGCCTGTCCCACGAGAGCTGAGCTCTCTCTCATGCCTTGGCACTGGAACCCTCATTAAAAGAGGTGCCCGGCTTCTCCCTGCTCCAACTTGTTGCTGTTGGTTCTGTGGTGCTGGAGATGAGCTGAGCCCATGTGATGGGCTCCTTCAGGCTAAACTAAAATGCAGCATTGGCCTTTCCCTGAGCTCTTGTgactctgctgcagagctgctcactcATTGCCGAGTCACTGTGAGGCTCGTGGGAGCTGTGGAAGGAATCAGCCCTGTTTTACAGCTTGTTTGGAGTTGGATGCATGCTGTTCAAAATGCAAACGGCTCCTCTAACACGGCTGCCCCTTCCTTGCCTGTGGATGGCAGCTGTGTGCAGGCAAATCTTGCCTGCTCTCCTGGCAAGTGTCTTCTAGCGAGGGtcagctcctcttcctccctgtccctgggcatATGGACTCCGCCCAGCTTGAGGGGCACCTCTGTCCAAGAGAAAATTCTGCAGAGTGTTCTTGAGAGCGTGACTGACTGCTCATCAGCATTTCATACTTCATCTGAGTCTGAGTTTTGCATTAAATGTGTGTTGTGTGCTGTGGAGTGTTTGTCACTGCTGGGATGAAGGGAAAAGCTAATTGGGGTTCCCATGGGCACTCTCCTTGGAAAGCCACTTGAGCTGGAGCTCAGGTGAGGCTGCACCCGTGTGCTCAAGCAGCACCACAGCTGCTCCTACAGGAATGCTCAGGGGCAATGGTGGGTGAAGGGTTGGTGTGTACAGAGGAGGATTTGGCCAGTCCCAGAGGACTGTGATCTGATCACTGCAAGTCTGCTCCTGGAGAGCACTTCATTCTCCTGTTCATCCCCAGGGAATAAAAGTGCAGAGTGTGGCAGGGCATGGGCACCGctctcccctgctctcccctgcaCGGCTTTCCCACCTGCTCACCCGTTCAGGCCTGGAGTTGCCCAACCCcttgttttttgctttctctttcatcCTCTCTTTCACAtcaccctttttttcctctgtttcctttctcaCCTCACTTGTCCTGGGCCACCCAGTTCACAGATGGGAGGTACTGGATTTACTCTCCCCGCCAGCGCAGACTCCGAACTACCTCGCATTCCTCTGGGATTGTAAGTGACCATGCCAGCACAGCATGtaggggagcagagctgcagctttgaAACACTGGGGCCAGCACCCCATTTCCCTCGACGGCTGGGGCTCTGGATTGAGTGGGCATTAGGAACCAGCCCAGCAGAAATGGGGGAAGCATACTGAAATGACACCAGTGGATCTCCTTGTAGGATCTGGGAGAATCATGAGCTCTgtcctgcttttctgcagaCTGGTGACACAGCTCCTACCCCGGCATGGGCCGTAATGTCACCCAGCCCTTGGGAAAAGTGAGagtgatgaggccctggcacaggttgcccagagaacctgtggttgccccatccctggcagtgtccaaggctaggttggatgggcttgaagcagcctgggatggtggaaggggATTACATGGCAAGGGGGGATACTGGGT containing:
- the PIP5K1C gene encoding phosphatidylinositol 4-phosphate 5-kinase type-1 gamma isoform X6, yielding MELEVPEEAEGSAAAGAGAITPEAGVGGPDASGGLGPKKTAITEGPSLPGQPGQGKKIGHRSVDASGETTYKKTTSSTLKGAIQLGIGYTVGNLSSKPERDVLMQDFYVVESIFFPSEGSNLTPAHHYADFRFKTYAPVAFRYFRELFGIRPDDYLYSLCNEPLIELSNPGASGSLFYVTSDDEFIIKTVMHKEAEFLQKLLPGYYMNLNQNPRTLLPKFYGLYCVQSGGKNIRVVVMNNILPRVVKMHLKFDLKGSTYKRRASKKEKEKSSPTYKDLDFIQDMPEGLMLDADTFSALVKTLQRDCLVLESFKIMDYSLLLGVHNIDQHEREQLSEGAHSTSDEKRPVGQKALYSTAMESIQGGAARGESIDTDDTMGGIPAVNGKGERLLLHVGIIDILQSYRFIKKLEHTWKALVHDGDTVSVHRPSFYAERFFKFMTNTVFRKNSSLKSSPSKKGRSALLAVKTAGPTAAFSASQLASEKDDTQYDLRAARSYPTLDDEGDSPGQGAKPNQDREEAGRPDLLPCTPPSFEEATTASIATTLSSTSLSVPERSPSETSEQPRYRRRTHSSGQDGRSHEEVRVEEEVQQISVELEPKCDVEIVAPEEEKVKEEAASSACAIVTSTATVEVETASQASEPASQASDEDDVPVTDIYFPTDERSWVYSPLHYSAQLHSVSDEESDT